A region of the Macrobrachium nipponense isolate FS-2020 chromosome 14, ASM1510439v2, whole genome shotgun sequence genome:
CTTCAAAGATGCATTTTATTAATGTTAATCCTACCTTCGTTTTGGAAAATGTCAGCCTGGAACCAGGAGCCCATTCCAGATAGAATTTTTGGAAGGGATGACCATAGTTCAAAGTTTCTTTAGGCATTCTTTTCGCGTTGCCTTTACGATTCATTTATTGTTCTCTTCTCTTCACTCGGTCGTTTCTTCCCTTCGTCGGATTCTACGGACATTCTCCCAGTTTTCTTCAAAGTTGTCTCTCGTTGATGCATTTCTCATTCTTTCATTATTTCCCAATTTCCCGTCATGATTCGGTGGCATTGTCGCCGAATTAAGAGATGCCGTTAGCCTAAcattccttacacacacacacacacacacacacacacacacacacacacacatatatatgttacttgcaatagagagagagagagggagagggaaggagaaacaaattcaatataacatacaaaaacatttagagtaataactacgtaatacctaggggagagagagagagagagagagagagagagagagagagagagagagtgtgtagaaTAGACGAGAAGGTCTTTTGCCATGCAAATGCAATGCATCAATAACTCACTCAGTAAATCCTGGCCAGCATCTCATGGCAGCCACCAGAGAGATGGTCGAGTCCACCAATATTGCTTCCGTGATTAAATTTCACTCGACGGTTGAAGTAAATCACTCAGCAATGAATCTCTTGCATAGAAGTTGGAATATGTTTCATACAGTTCATGCAGTGATGGAAGCTCTCTCAGATGGATGCTCTCTCATATATCATAAACAAACATTTTAGGGACTGTTGAAATGCCTGTGAAATATTCATGAATCTACTGAAAATATAGCATTTCTGTATGACATTTATTTGGCAAACTAAACTGATCAGAATGGTCGATTCTATGAAAGCGCTTTATtcgtctccctgaggatgtagtGCAACAGGAACTTCAGAGGTTCAAccggagatgcaatgcattgcaaccccaatgctattctccttgcatttcaatatagtttatctgtttatttatttattactttaatttttttttcttttacataagtgaggtctcttctttctgtatttccctttacgtcCTCTTTcttccttgaatttcaagtcaatggtccctttggcatgcttgttccatgtgaatagggttcatcttctgaataataataataataataataataataataataataataataataataataataaaaataataatataataataataataataataataataataatccaaagaaaacccataatcacacgagtcaataaaatgggaaagtaaatgcacagTAGTAtagactgatttatttataaaatatataccagctgaaagctttcgatgacctgcacggtcatCCTTCATGAAagttttctgctgtatatattttgaataacaaaatcaagcaAGCAAActgctgtggatttactttcccaataatgaGAGAAATAATCACACAAATTCCTCTGTGTTCAACTCCAGCAAATTAATGGAAAGCGCCCATTTATTGGACtcaggaaataaatatatttattattcgtgaAACAGGAAAGAGAGTTCTTGTCTGCTCTTAAGTCGCCAGATTTCCGGAAATCATAAGTCTAGTTTTGCACTAAAGGATAGCCttctcttgttatatatatatatatatatatatatatatatatatatatatatatatatatatatatatatatatatatatatatatgacacaaatGTGTGTTCCTATTTTATCGTCGGAAAATTCATCACCGCATCGAATGATTTCATTCACAAAGAGACAAAATTCTTCCCTCATTAAGACCAACATATGCTTTTACCTTCACTTAACCTATACATATCAGGAAAGAATGTTGAACGAAGTTGTCTAATCTGTTTTTAACGCTTTATTTGCGCGAAAGGAAGTACCGGTTTGAAATTGGATTTTCGAATGGAGGCACTTGGAATCTCTGCCGTTCTCtgaaaaatgtttgcaaatattttcccGAATGGAGGAAAGTGCCATTACGTAGATTGCTGAAATCTGGTGGAACTTAATACATCGAGGAAATTCTATGTCTCCTTATTGGGCAGCAGAGTGGAAAGGTTACAACTCAACTTGAACAGGATGTCAGAAGTTCCGAATAAAGAAACTTTGTTGATCACAGAAGGAAGGTGGCTCCCGTTCGGTAGACTTTCAGAAAACTCGTCTctgcagaagttttttttttttttttttttttatttatttattcatttatttattttttaccttttccgcTCTTTTTCTCCTTCCGAAAGAACAGGGAGAGGGAAATTGAAAGATGAAAAGATTAAAATatggagtgatcgagaggagtaGGATTTTGACTTTGTGAGTGGGAGTTGGCTCATtcccagatagtgacccccaaaagGTTtttggcgcctcagtggcgtgatcggtttgatcttggcctgccacctgggtggcagcgagttcgattctttggcattccactgaggggttagatatatgtatttctggtgatagaagttcactctcgacgtggtcggaagtcacgtaaagccgttgatccgttgctgaataaccattggtttcgTGGCAAAgcgtaaaaacacaaacaaaacaaaacaaaaccaaaacaaacaaaacaaacccaaAGGGAGTTAATCCGTATGCGTATCCACCTTTGtagaggcgtgtttagtacaaacccgttgggaatgaccgtaaaaacatgaacacagactgtaaatatcattaagatgatgacccccaagaaatattagtcctggatcacgaTCCCCATCTGAGATAAGAAGAGGGTTTCATTCTTAGTTTAACTACCATCATCTTGGTAATAAGACAAAAGTATATACTTAAAATCTccactccagtgtttcaattttccatcGTGGAtgtaactttgtttatatatatatatatatatatatatatatatatatatatatatatatatatatattatatatatatatatatatatagacagattgaAAAATAGATTGTGAATGTTTTATGGTTAATTTGCAAGAGAATTTTTTCAGGTTTCCCGGAAAATAAAGTGTAACCTTACATATGTAACAAATTTTGCAGAACTATTTGAGAGTAAACTAGCCTAATAAGGGAAGTCCCTTGGCCTTCGTcagatttaaaataataaagttaattcaTTTGGATTTGAATGTCAACAATAACAGCAAGACAAATAGTCTCAAATATCCTCAATCCGGAGCGGACAAATCAACGaaaaaattttgcatttattttgaaCCCAGTTGAAGCAGCGCACTGCGAAAAACCATTTTGAATCTAATGGTTATACATTCCCGGCGAGACCGTTATAAAGGTTTAATTTACGTTTTTGTACGAAACTCTCTCTGTTGCCgcgaaaaataaattcaagctaTGAATTAACAAAAAGAGGAAATTTTACTGGACTACAAATAcacgaaaaatgaaaattattgcaCAATGACTCTCTGCTATTTGTAGCATGAACAAGAGATTGGGTAATTATGTATACGATAAATGTGTATTTATCGTATACATAATTACCCAATCTCCTATTCATGCTACAAATAGAAGAGAATCAttatgcaatatttttatttgtgtgtgtatttgcagtcccgtaaaatttccatttttttctcttagtctctctctctctctctctctctctctctctctctctctctctctctctctatacatatatattatatatattacatatatatctatatatatatatatatatatatatatactatacattaataccaataattatatatatatacatatattatatatatatactatatatatatatatataccatattatattataatatatatatatatatatatatatatatatatcatatatagtatatgatatatatatatatatagagtattatttacattttcgtaTGCGCAATCTTTGCTTGGCTTAGATAGGTAATATCAATTTTAAACAGAAGAAAGTCGCCACATCATAAAACTGGGGAAACAGATCCCTTCCTTACAGACCATTTGACAGACAACATCCGGCCAATACTCAGCAGGCAAAGTAAAGTTAGCTCTCAAAGGAATAGTCCAAACGAAATTCACCCTGGACCTGGCTGTTTGCCGAGCGAGTGTTCGACTCTTCCCTTTGATGCTTACTCCTGGCACTGGAGCGACCATCTTTCTTATTTCATTCGGTACCAAACAGTATTTTACTCGAGGTCGACTCAAGTCCCCTCTTTGAGCGAAGGATTCTCGTTTATTTCTCCTTCGGTAATCAACTTCCAAAAACTCCTTCAACGCCTCGCAAGATCGTTTCGTTGGCTCTTTCCTCTGGGCGTTGTGAAACGAATCGCGTGAGTGGCACGAAACGATGGAACTTCCTACTGAATCGTCCAAAAGTGTCTCGCTTAATCAAAGGAGAGACAACAACTCGGAATATCTCGAGTGTTTCTTCAGCCGTGTCTTGTAAGCGTTAATCAGATTTCTGCTGAATTTTGAAACTctagattgtttttatttatctttattttttattgttatttatttttagtaagtctttgttttatttttaaattgctgTTTATGCTCACTTTGAAGTCCTTcactattttctttaatgtatttgaCGTATAGATTGCGACATACAAGTGgtgtgactttatatatatataaatattatatatatatatatatatatatattatatatatatatatatataatataatatataatatgtatatatataatatatataaatatacatatgtatatatatatatatatatatatatatatatatatatatatatatatatagagagagagagagagagagagagagagagagagagagagagagagagagagagagcagttcctCTGAAAGCAGAGTGGATGAACCTCCTCCCTGATTCCTGTACAAAGCAACTGATTTAATGTTGTGTTTCGTCTCGAAGGAACTTAGAGATTGATgggacctcctctctctctgtctctctctctctctcatccaacaaATAAGTATGATTCCCGCAGCAAAAGAACATAAAATATTGAATTTGAGAATAGTTGGGATATTTCACCGGTGATTTACTAGTAGTGTAAGGACGGCATTTCGCCAAACGTCCGTCCTTCCTCTGTACATAGCTAGACTTTTTATACCATGTACTAAAATGGAGTTGTGGAAGATGTTCTCGTAAATTTTACCGTAAAATATCAGAATGTTCGGCGTGGGgcgtgatgatatttttttttactattcatttattttggtttgtgaTTTGAACCTGGTTTTGTTTTTGGTCGAAGTTGAGATCAAGAAAAGTCACTCAGTATTTTGACCTAACCAAAGTGACAGACAAAGAAACTCTTAACCCGGATCGAGGAGCGCTTCACCTGATCagtcattttaataaaaagacGTGAAGGACTATTCATATCTTACAGCTCAGCAGTACCTCTAATttcttgaaagagaaagagaacttGGGTGGATAAAACATTTGCCATAGTCATCcttcatttccttattttcttcgttttttcctATGATAAGCTTTTAAGCTACGTAGCGTAGATGCACAGTAATGCAGCGACAGATAACTGTGTACTGTTCTATCAATCCTGGGACCTGTTGAACTACCTTGACTTAATGTGGAAAATTTAACTTCGGCAATCAGCAATCGACGAACTTCAGAACCCCCGCCATGATTTTCGGTTATCTAGGCGTTTGGTTCTTTGATGTGATTGCTATGGCATCTCGACCGTCCTTTCACAGAGAGGTATGACGAATACACgtcctttttcttgtttatttttatttatctatttgtttttctttttaagtttcacAACACCCTACCGAATATGTCAACATATGTGCTATCTAGCTTATTCGTTCGTGTCAGCGCCAAAGGGCCGAGCTTTACCTTCCAATTAACAAAGTTAGTTCATGTACTGTATCTAAATGTCAATCTCCCTTGTGGCCGTGTGAAGCCAActggtaactatactctgtttttttccatctgtccacccgcctgtggtgtggtaaataaaaggatatctgggtgtacatttgcgactgaaaagtgttttaataatttactgtatgcgaattacatcgttaatattcgaaataggatattattataattgttgaatgtaagctgaatgtaactatctaaagcccgggacgcagtgttaccatacgcaaacaccacaggcgggtggacagatttGTCTTTCATTTAAAGGCCATCCATGTGCTATTTCCTGGAATATTGTGATGGTGAACTATTCTCTGTTTGGTAATTTTGGTACAATTTGCCTTGTTGGTCTCATTAATATTGCAGTTATGGAGACACCATCAGCCTCAAGGCCACAGAACTGGAATGAATGAGGCTTAGGAGTTTCAGAAAAAggattattttgaatttatgtttAAAGCCGTTGTAGTAACAACAATGACAGAAAATACCTAGACAGTAATTTGCTTTAtagtaaatatgaatattggtggTACCTATTCCAGCGAATAATTATAACTATATTTCTCGCTGGAAGCAACATTTTACCATTTATGTTCCAAAGGTATTTAGAGAAACTTAACTTGTATGAAGCACTGATAATACACTTCAATAATCCGATAATAAAAGAGGCACAACCCGATTATTGTGCTTAATTTTTttactatgattattatcatAAGTTTCGCCCAGATTCACCTAGCCTTTGGCCAGTATAAGGGCTCTTCTTGCTAGTCAATATCGAAAAAAAAGAATGTCGGTAACCAAATACTAGACAATGACGTTTCTCTTTAAGTGCCAGAATACTTTATGCCATGCACGACATTCCTAACTATTTCCTGTTCCTTTATAGTAAgtgtgatttcttctttctgtatttcccattaccttctcttACCACTTCCCAATAAACGCCAtagtctttgaaagcttgaatttcaagtcagcggccCTCTTTGGTGCGCTTGTAtatcatatgaataaggttcatctcaataataatgataataaaataactgaatttatcttataaagcattttctctatttttattataattcgtCTTTCATAACCTGCGAGACTGTCTATAACTGGTctatattcatggtgttattaaaaaccacccagtcgaataggaaggctgtgatatatcaataataataataataataataataataataatagtaataataaaacaaattcgCATAGTAGCATgggtcttgaataataataataataatactaataataataataataataataataataataataataataataataataataataataataatactttcaagCCAAGTTTCTCTTGTGAAGAGACCAAGTTTACCTCATTTGAGTAAATTTAAATATTCGGAATGAGGGCTCCCAGCAGtggatttgagaagttaagaccTTACCACGGGGCATCAGTGAATGTAATGAGGATGACATTATTAATGTTTCCCCTATTCTTCATCATGGTTTACTTTCCTTCTACCTTCACTtgaagtgttttctctctctgaaGCATTTTAGGAAAATTCTGGATTTTTATTTAGATAgttaacagaaaatatatataatatatcaatcttTTACCGATCTTCTGGACTATTGCTAGAaggcagaaataatttttcaaccTGAGTAAACGTCAGCTAAGTGTAGGTGGAttttccccctcaaaaaaaaaaaaaaaaaaaaaaaaaaaaaaaaaaaaaaaaaaaaaaaaaaaaaaaaaaaaaaactccgttaaatataaaaataacttttcatttaGAAACCATATTTTAAAATAAGAAATCTGAGATTATTGTCTCACTTTTGTATGATAAGCCACAGCGTTAACAACTATAACTTAGTCTATACTAACATTGCTGAACATAAAAACATTGGATTTACActtgaatatttaaatatttattttgaatatttaagagCACAAGATTTGTGGTCAAATAGTAGcagtaacaataatataaataatctaaGATAACGATATACTAAAGcaataatgtaaatgaataatggaataCTTTGCCAGCAAACCATTGCCCCGTAAAGTATTAAAGCGATCTTGTAGAATCCATCGCTTAACTATCATCAGGAAATAATGTGAAAGATATAAAAGACAGAACACGTTGTTCTTTGAGATCCCTGACGAATGACATTTAAATACTTTAAcaacagaaacaaggaaaaacaagtgCCAAAGTAAAGATCCATTTCAGGCACTGACCCAAAATATGTTCCAATTATCGCAAAGTTGCGAGAAGTAGCCTAGAAATAAGTTCTGTTCACTGGTCGTTCTTCTTATTACATCGGCCTAGTTTGAGGTGACAGGAATAATATTTCCACAACTTGTAGTCCTTCCCACATCTGAGGCACAAAATACGTTTATTGGCAATCTTCTTATGTCTATATTTACCCTGCTGCTCGGTATTCGGTGTAACACCGTGCCCCAGCCGTAAGTGTCTGTTCATATTGGAAGTAGTGGAAAACGTCCTGTGGCAGTAAGTTAGTTCTCCCCGAGCTAACCTTTCCATTTTCAGTACTTTCGCTGATTTTACTTTCGCTGACTGGCAAAGGATAGGCTTCTTGTCCTGGGAGATACTGGACGAATGCGCACTCGCTTCTGTCAGCGGCTAAGCAACGATGCCCGCCTCTCatggaagccactatcacaggaGTTCCATCTCTCATTAAAGTAGCGGCCTCGATCTCCCCCGGCTTCGGTTGCTGGTCTGAACCGCTTGGAGTTGGAGACTCTGGTTCGGGCGGCCCCTGGTCACTTGAGCAGGATACCCGTATGTGCTCCATCACTCTTGAGAGAATCTGGAGAAGAGAAAATCATGAATTTCATGATTCTCAAATCATAGTATATAGTTTACTATTTCAGTACATTTCTGAAAGCTGTTTAGACTAATAAAAGACCATAATCATTTGTTTGTAGCAATAAGGCGAACCCTGTCAAAATTTCGTCTCGATAGGTTTAGTATATACCATCGGCCAACTAGTTAAACATATCATAAAATTTGGAGAATCGTTTAGCCACTTAACTTCAAATAATGTCAAATTATTTTGGCTAAGAAAGGAGCAAATGGCTCACTAATTGCTACACCAtcttgtgcgtgcgtgtgcgtgtgtgtgtgtgtgtatgtgtgtgtgtgtgtgtgttttcagtgTAGGGCCACATTCAAAAACTCACAATTTTATAGGGCCACTTaatacattcaacaaataattaatatttataatagacaAAATACAagtcttttaaagaaatatgcatttaatttttttattaattatagaagattcacatgaaatgcatttatttgaaacaaattaattcagaaaacgATTTTTATTTAAATGGTAACTTCAAACGAAAcacatttgaaagacaaaataacctTTCTTTTTCATATCTACTAACAGTCTagggttgttgtttttgttttagctgaccttatgccagcacgggctcttgctcatagagcagcccgtaatagtcTGCGGGCCGCGTGAATTCCTTTGGAGGGCCGCATCGTAGTTTATCCCCACCTGGTTTAACACATCCATATCGTTTTTCTAGTGAAAATTTGAGTAAAATGCTCGTTCTTGTATGAAAAGGATAATATAGCTTACATTCATAGCATCCCTGAGAACTGTTTATTTTTCGTTAAGGTTTCCTTCCTTCTAAACATTGCTTTAAACTCAAACTAAACGAAACGGACGGCGGTAACAGATCGTGGGGTTATCTCGAACGTAACAACTACGGTACAAGTCACAGCCCCTGGCCAAGATCTAGTTAAACTTCACTGGTTTTCGCGGTTGTTGTCAATTTGCGTAATTATCACCATTGATAAAAGCTATTGACAACAAAGTTTTTAAATGTCCTATTCATCTTGATCTATTAGTAGCTGAAATCCACATACCAACAAAACATGGTTCGTTGTCTCTTTATACATAGGCCTAGTATCGAACCACATTCTAAATCGGTGGCGTAGTTTTCATTAGTCTCATGTTATTGCCTCCGTCATTTATTTACTATCAATAAATTTCCGCCAAGGTAAATGTTCTTAAAGTAATGTTTCTGTCTTTTCGTAACTGTTCATAACCCACAGCAACGTCTCGATAATCATTTTATCCTCCTGGTGGTCGTAGTTTCATTTCATGTCACTTGATCAGTTACTCGACTGTGTAGATGATGATCACTACAGTTGGACAATACGCATCGGGAAAGTTCTTTTGAAAGGgcagctttgtttttttttaacattttgctaTCTGTCTaatgcaatatataaaaattcaacagATAAGGAAAGTTGTCCTCCTTGATTGATAGCTTGCAAAAACTCATGCTATCTAATGAAAAGCTGTGGGCGAACTGAAGTGTTTCCCTCGTGGATGTGAAACATTCTATCATTTGGCATATTAAGTAAATCCATATTTATGGGgtagttttgaaaattaccatgtTTTAAACCATACCAAACCAAGGAAAATTTCAATGTAGCCATGTGCAATTGGTATCAGCAACATTGCGATTGTGTAATAGGCCTGAAGAGACTGGCTTCTCCCCTGAAAACTTTTTCCAATAGTCTTTGCCTTAGTAAACAAActcaattttgaaaaatttgcattaCCTTATTTGACTGCACATTCAGGCGACTCTTATTACCTAAATTCTTCGTATTCTCGAGCAGAGGCGAAACTTACGACAAAAGGGAGATGCCTCAAACCGTCTAATCCGAACGTCTCTCCGCAACTGATGCTTCACTTCCTCGAGTTGAGATAAGAAGGAATTAGGATCTTGGGAGGCGAAGTTCATTCAAGCTGGAGCCTGGAGGTGCCATTGAATGTTTGAAGATATATATTACTGCAGCTATTTAGCCAGGCATATGCAATGGATGCtagtttaattttaaat
Encoded here:
- the LOC135226338 gene encoding uncharacterized protein LOC135226338 isoform X2, which produces MQSFMQSNKILSRVMEHIRVSCSSDQGPPEPESPTPSGSDQQPKPGEIEAATLMRDGTPVIVASMRGGHRCLAADRSECAFVQYLPGQEAYPLPVSESKISESTENGKVSSGRTNLLPQDVFHYFQYEQTLTAGARCYTEYRAAG